GAAGCCTGTGGCCTCGCGCGCCGCCTCGAGCGCCCAGCGCTCACTGATCGCGGTTATAAGCACCCTGCCTATCTTTATGGGGAACGCCTCAGCGAAGGTATCGTCTATCTCCACTCCATTAATCTTCATTCACATCACCTTGGATTGTACACAGCAAGCTCAAATCCGTCTCCTCTCCTGAACGCAGCTGCAGAGCATACGGGGCGCTCGAATGGGAGGCCGAAGAGGGATCTCGCTATGCTGGATGCGCTTGACCCCTCCATGAAGACGGGCTCGAATCCGGTCTTCTCATACGTCGCCACCATCCAGGCGTCTCCATCCTGGAGCTCGAACTCCCTGACGTGAAGCTCATCGTGAGCCGCAATCCCCAGCACGGCGCGCCGATCCGAGACTACGCCGGCGATTCTCGGCGTCCTGAGATCGTCCCTCTCGTAACCGTAGGCCACGAGGCTCAGGGCCACTGCGTCCAGAGGTCTTGATCCGTCCTCGATCCGGTCGAATATCATGTCCGTGTGGTCTCCGTTGGATACGACCGCGAAATCATTCGAGGCTCTTATGCATGGGTATGTTATGTAGGGGTTCTTCAGGAGATCAGCTGGGTCCAGAGGATGGACGAATATCGAGGATCCGGATGCTGTTGCCCTGCGGTTCGGGAAGGATCTGGATGAGACCCTGTAGCCCACCCAGACACCATCACCGGAGATGCCAACAGCGACTATTCTTCCGACGTACACGTGAGATCTCCCTCATACAGAAGCCCGAACTTCCGGGCGTTGTCATCGGCCATCTGCTGGAGAACCCGGATCATCTCCTCTCCGCCCTTCATGCGGAAGAGGTGTCTGTACCTCCCCTGCGCCTTGAGGTAATCCTCAACAGGCCTCTTGACGTGGATCTTCTTGACGCCGACCAGCTCTCCGTTGACGTACTCGTAGAGAGGCCAGAGGCAGGTCTCGACCGCGAGCCGCGCTATCTCCACAGTGGTTCCGGCCTCGAATGACCAGCCTGTGATGCACGGCGCGTTGACCTGTATGTATGCGGGCCCGGGTATCGATATGGCCCTCTTCACCTTCCGCCTGAGGTCCACAGGATAGGCGACTGATGCTGTTGCGACATACGGGACTCTGTGTGCAACCGCGATTGCAGGCATGTCCTTCTTCGGCCTCGGATTTCCGAAGCTGATCTTTCCTGATGGCGTGGTCGTCGTTGATGTGCAGGGGGGTGTAGAACTGCTCCTCTGGACGCCCGTGTTCATGTAGGCCTCGTTGTCGTAGCAAACATACTTCACATTGTGCCCGCGATCGAACATGCCGGATATGCAGCCCATGCCTATATCCAGGGTGCTGCCGTCGCCTGCTATTACGAACACGTTATGGTTTTTCCCGAAGTGCTTGAGGGCAGCCTCTATGCCTGAGGCGACAGCTGCAGCATTCTCGAAGAGCGAGTGGATCCACGGAACCCTCCAGGCGCTCTCGGGATAAGGTGTTGTCGTCACCTCGATGCATCCTGTGGGTGTTGCGACTATTGTGTTGGGTCCGGCAGCATCAAGGACCAGATTGATCACAGTCGGCATTGAGCATCCTGCACATGCCCTGTGCCCGGGTGCGAGAAACTTCTCCATAAAGATCCTCCTAAAGCAGATCCTCTCTAAGACTGAGAAACTCCATCTCCGCCTCAATTCCCCTGTCACGCGCTGCGATCGCCTTATCGACGACCCTGCGGATGTCCCTGATCGTTATATCCCTGCCTCCGAGGCCTGCGGGGAACCCTATCACTGGGATCCTTGTTGGGGTGTTGTAAAGCGCAGCCTTCAGGTCCGTGAGAAGCGCGCCCTCATTTCCGACCGTGACATCCTTCTCAATGACAGCGATGACCTCAGCATCCTTCAGCGCCTTTCTCAGAGCCTCGGTCGGGAATGGTCTGTAGCTCCTGATCTTCACAAGACCCACCTTCAGCCCCTCGCTGCGCATATCATCTATGCAGTCCTTGATGGTTCCGATGACAGAGCCCATAGTTACAATCATCACCTCAGCATCTTCCGCATGATAGGTGTCTATCAGCCCCCCATACCAGCGCCCGAACTGCTCTGCGAACTCCACTGCGACTGCCTCTATCTTCTTGAGAGCACGCCTGTGGGCATCCCACTGCATGTATCTCAGCTCTGTGAAGTATGATGGATCTGCAAAAGCTCCGAATGTCTTAGGATTCTCAGGATCCAGGATGTGCTTTGGCCTGTACGGCGGGAGGAACCTATCCACCTCCTCCTGGCTCAGAAGCTCCACAGGCTCGTATACGTGGGTGAGTATGAACCCGTCCATGCAGACCATCACAGGCGTCAGGATCTCGGGATCCTCTGCGATCTTGTATGCCTGTGGTATCGCATCAGCAGCCTCCTGCACATCCTCTGCATAGAGCTGGATCCAGCCCGAGTCCCGGGCGCCTACGCTGTCCTGCTGATCGTTCCATATGTTCAGGGGCGCGCTGAGCGCCCTGTTTGCCACGGTCATCACTATCGGCAGCCTCATGCCGGAGGCGTTGTAAAGCACCTCCCACATCAGGGCAAGCCCCTGGCTTGTGGTCGATGAGTAGCATCTCGCTCCTGCAGCGCTCGCCCCCACGAGCGATGACATCGCTGAGAACTCAGAATCAACTGTGAGAAACTCAGAGTCGAGCTCGCCGTCTGCGACAAACTGCGAGAGGTGCTCGACTATGTGGGTCTGAGGTGTTATGGGGTATGCGGATATGACATCGGGAGAGCAGCACTTCACAGCATGTGCAACTGCATATGAGCCCTCGACGACCTTCATCCTGGCCATTCTCTCCTTCAGGCTCAGCTCCTCTTTAGCGATCATCTTCATTTCTCCTCCAGGACCATCTCTATCGCCTTTCTTGGACACTCGTGAGCGCAGACCCCGCATCCCTTGCAGTAGTCCAGATCCGGAACGAACAATCCATCGATCTGTCGTATACAGCCCTCAGGGCAGTATATCTCGCAGAGGCTGCACTTTATGCACCTCTTGTGATTCACAACCGGAACGAAGGTTCTCCACCCTCCGGTCTTGTTAACAACAGTGCTGCCTGGCTCTGTCAGAGCTGCAACTGTGATCTTCATCTGGCAACCCTCTCATAGGCTGTTCTTATGGCGCGGATGTTCTTCTCCCCCAGGCTGCCCGAGAATCTTGTGAGAATCGATTTCTCAAGGCTCTCCAGTTTCACCTCTCCTGTCGCCCCGCAGAACGCGCCGAGCATTGTTGTGTTGACTATCGGCCTCCCGAGGGTCTCAATGGCGATTCTGGTCGCGTCTATCGTCACCACCTCAGCCTCTGTGTTCAGCTTGATCGCAGAGGCATCTTTATCACTATTTATTATTATCTTCCCGTCCGGCTTTAATCCGCCCGTCACATTGACGACATCGAGCAGTGTGACATCCTGCACGATGACATAATCCGGCTCGTAGACCTGGCTTCTCATGCGTATCGGTTTATCATTGATCCTGGCGAAAGCCAACACAGGGGCGCCTCTGCGCTCCACCCCGAAGGCGGGAAAAGCCTGGGAGAACCTTCCGTCCTCGAAGGCTGCGATGGCGATCATCTCCGCAGCGGTGACCGCCCCCTGCCCTCCTCGCCCGTGGAACCTTATCTCCTTCACCTGCAGACCTCCTCTCAAGCCGAGAGGCATCAACCAGATATAGCATTTTCGCGCAGAATGTATCAGAAGAGGAGAGTGGGCCACCAGAAAATAAATAATTTATAAAAAATAGAAATTGAACTGGCCTGAAACGTTTTACCGGCCTGATCTTTTTTCTCCCATGATCTGAAGCACAAGCCTTCTGCGCCTGGGTCTGTTGTCCATATCGATAAAGACGATCTGCTGCCATCTGCCAAGGGATAGAGCGCTGTTCACCACAGGCACCGTGAGGCTCGGGCCTATGAGCGATGCGCGGATGTGGGAGTGGCCGTTGTCATCTCCCCATCGCCGGTTGTGCTCGTACTCTTCATGCTCCGGGGCGATCATCTCGAGAGCTCTGCGCATATCTGCAATAAGCCCGGGCTCATGCTCAATCGTCGTTACAGCGCCCGTGGCGCCCGGCACGAAGAGAACCACAATGCCATCGGTCACCCCGCTGCTCTGAACGGCATTGACGACCATCGGAGTGATGTCCACC
The genomic region above belongs to Methanothrix sp. and contains:
- a CDS encoding IMP cyclohydrolase; amino-acid sequence: MYVGRIVAVGISGDGVWVGYRVSSRSFPNRRATASGSSIFVHPLDPADLLKNPYITYPCIRASNDFAVVSNGDHTDMIFDRIEDGSRPLDAVALSLVAYGYERDDLRTPRIAGVVSDRRAVLGIAAHDELHVREFELQDGDAWMVATYEKTGFEPVFMEGSSASSIARSLFGLPFERPVCSAAAFRRGDGFELAVYNPR
- a CDS encoding thiamine pyrophosphate-dependent enzyme; protein product: MEKFLAPGHRACAGCSMPTVINLVLDAAGPNTIVATPTGCIEVTTTPYPESAWRVPWIHSLFENAAAVASGIEAALKHFGKNHNVFVIAGDGSTLDIGMGCISGMFDRGHNVKYVCYDNEAYMNTGVQRSSSTPPCTSTTTTPSGKISFGNPRPKKDMPAIAVAHRVPYVATASVAYPVDLRRKVKRAISIPGPAYIQVNAPCITGWSFEAGTTVEIARLAVETCLWPLYEYVNGELVGVKKIHVKRPVEDYLKAQGRYRHLFRMKGGEEMIRVLQQMADDNARKFGLLYEGDLTCTSEE
- the porA gene encoding pyruvate synthase subunit PorA, producing the protein MKMIAKEELSLKERMARMKVVEGSYAVAHAVKCCSPDVISAYPITPQTHIVEHLSQFVADGELDSEFLTVDSEFSAMSSLVGASAAGARCYSSTTSQGLALMWEVLYNASGMRLPIVMTVANRALSAPLNIWNDQQDSVGARDSGWIQLYAEDVQEAADAIPQAYKIAEDPEILTPVMVCMDGFILTHVYEPVELLSQEEVDRFLPPYRPKHILDPENPKTFGAFADPSYFTELRYMQWDAHRRALKKIEAVAVEFAEQFGRWYGGLIDTYHAEDAEVMIVTMGSVIGTIKDCIDDMRSEGLKVGLVKIRSYRPFPTEALRKALKDAEVIAVIEKDVTVGNEGALLTDLKAALYNTPTRIPVIGFPAGLGGRDITIRDIRRVVDKAIAARDRGIEAEMEFLSLREDLL
- a CDS encoding 4Fe-4S binding protein, producing MKITVAALTEPGSTVVNKTGGWRTFVPVVNHKRCIKCSLCEIYCPEGCIRQIDGLFVPDLDYCKGCGVCAHECPRKAIEMVLEEK
- a CDS encoding pyruvate ferredoxin oxidoreductase subunit gamma, coding for MKEIRFHGRGGQGAVTAAEMIAIAAFEDGRFSQAFPAFGVERRGAPVLAFARINDKPIRMRSQVYEPDYVIVQDVTLLDVVNVTGGLKPDGKIIINSDKDASAIKLNTEAEVVTIDATRIAIETLGRPIVNTTMLGAFCGATGEVKLESLEKSILTRFSGSLGEKNIRAIRTAYERVAR
- a CDS encoding secondary thiamine-phosphate synthase enzyme YjbQ, encoding MIETRYIEFDTKGDADMVDITPMVVNAVQSSGVTDGIVVLFVPGATGAVTTIEHEPGLIADMRRALEMIAPEHEEYEHNRRWGDDNGHSHIRASLIGPSLTVPVVNSALSLGRWQQIVFIDMDNRPRRRRLVLQIMGEKRSGR